In Phycisphaeraceae bacterium, the genomic stretch TATCGCATCGGCACAGCGAGCGGTAGAGGCTGTCGGACGACATAAACGATTCGGATTTAACTACGATCCCTCACACCTGGGTTATCAGGGTGTGGACTATGTGAAATTCATTCGTACCTTTGGGGACCGCATCTATCACGTACATATGAAAGATGTCTGGTGGGGACACGGTGATGGCACCATCGGCGTGTTCGGCGGACACGTCAGTTTTGCTGATGCGCGACGATACTGGGATTTCCGTTCATTGGGTCATGGCGATATCAAGTTCGAGGACATCATCGTCGCACTAAATGACGTTGGCTATGCGGGGCCGCTCAGCGTCGAGTGGGAAGACAGCCGTATGGACCGTGAACATGGCGCGACCGAGGCTGCTGCGTTTGTGAAACGTGTGGACTTCAAACCGTCGCAGATCGCCTTTGACGCGCAGTTTGATCGTTAAGCTGGCACCTGACAGCAAAAGTCACGAATGAACTGATGAGCGTGATGGCCATCCCGTCACTCCGGGATGCGCCATACCTTCACTTTTGTACAATCCTTCCGTCATGGGTAACCCCTACATCATCTGGGCGGTCATCTTTCTAGGCGTCGCACTGGTACTTTTTTTCTGTGAGGTATTCATCCCGTCAGCGGGAATCATTGGAATCGCTGCCGCATCGTGTCTGGTCATTGGCATCGTTTTGTTATTCAAGGTCGATACCACTGTGGGGCTTGTCGGTGCGTTGATCGCTATCCTTTGCTTACCGCTGCTGTTCTTTGTCGCGATCACGCTCTGGCCCAACACTCCGATTGGAAAAATTCTCACGCTCAATCATCAAACCAAGCCGGAGCAGTCGCTCGACTCGACCGGACGGATGGCCGTTTCCACAACCGGGCCGACGGCTGGCACCAAGGGAACCGCGTTGACTGACCTTCGCCCCGTGGGAATCTGCCTCATTAATAGTCAACGTGTCGAGTGCCTGGCTGACGCTGGCGTAATTCGTTCCGGAACTGCGATAAAGGTCGTACTCAATGACGGGATGCAGGTAAAAGTACGACCTGATGAATCCTGAATCTTCGTGATGGTAATGTTGAACGCCCGCTGAAAACTTTAGCGGTCAACACTTGAGCAATGAATTGCAGCGAATCAGGAACCCAGTGCGGTAACACGCTCGCTGGTAGTGCCGATCGACGTAATGCGGATACCAAAGTTTTCACCGACCTTAACGGCAACTCCCCTGCCGATCACTTTGTTATTGGCCAGAAGCTCCAATTCATCTTCGGCAGACTTGGTCAACTCAAGTATTGCGCCGGGGCCAAGCGCTAGCACGTCATCCATCGGCAGGAATCGCTCCCCTACCTGGACGATGACCGGCACAGTAAGCTTGAGAATTGTCTGCAAATCTGTGGGCATGTGGTCATTATCGGCTGGGCTGTTTATTCGTCTTGACGAGGATTGTTGTTGGTGCGGACGCATGACTCCGCGTCAATCGTAGCGGCAACCAAATGCCCGCTCAGCCAGATCCACTGCTTTCGCCAGAGCTGCTGCCTTATTAACCGTCTCCTGATGTTCCGCGTCAGGGTCACTGTCAGCCACGATACCCCCACCAGCCTGTAGATGAACGATCCACGGCTTTTTTCCCTTGTCATGACCCACACTCGCTGCGGCAGGCATGATGACCATGGTCCGAAGTGCAATGGCCATATCCATATTGCCCGCGAAATCAGCATATCCCACCGCACCGGCATATGGACCCCGCCTTGCCGGTTCCAGCTCGTCAATAATCTGCATTGCGCGCACTTTCGGAGCACCGCTGACCGTGCCGACCGGCAGAGCGGTACGCAGAGCATCCCAGCACGTAGCACCATTGCGCAGTTTGCCAGTGACCGTCGAACTGATGTGCATGACGTGGCTATAACGCTCGACCACCATCACATCCGGCAAGTTGATTGATCCTGGTTCCGCGACACGGCCAACATCGTTGCGTCCCAGATCAACCAGCATGATGTGTTCCGCACGCTCTTTGGGGTCGGCAAGCAGTTCTCTTTCCAACGAATCATCTTCCGTCTTATCCGTGCCACGTCGACGAGTTCCAGCTAATGGCCGATTCGTTACCACGCCATTGTGTACCCGACACAAAATTTCCGGACTCGATCCAACCAACATGCCGCCTGCAATCTGGAGATAGAACATGTATGGAGACGGATTAACGATGCGCAGAGCGCGGTAGATATCGAACGGGTCCACTGCGGTACGTAACTCGAATCGCTGGCTGGGAACAACCTGAAAAATATCTCCAGCGGCGATGTATTCCTTCGCCTTGAGCACCGCCTTCTGATAGCCTCCAGCCCCCATATTGCTCGCAGGTAGCCTGGGTGGCGGACTTGCAAGGTCAACATCTCCAACTTCCAACTCCGCGGTGCCCGGAGCTAATCGCGGCGGTGTTTCTATACGGGTTACTAGATCGTCCAGTTCCCGGGACCCGTGGTGATACGCAGCTTCGATCGAGTCGAATTGATCTACCAGCACGTTCGTGATGACGAGCGTCGTTTTTTGAACATGGTCAAACGCTACAAGTTGTCGGTACATCCCCATGTGCAAATCAGGCAGCCGACGATCATCGCGCGGCGGAGAAGCAAGTTTTTCGCCTTCGAGATAACGCACCGTGTCATAGCCTGCGAATCCAACCCAGCCGCCCGTGAAATCCGGCAGGCCGGGCAACGCTGCGTAACGGTCATGGCTTGTCAGTTTGTGTAATTCAGCCAAAGGATCATCACTGTGGAATTGCTTCGATCGTTCAGGACGATCCCGATCAATGAACTGAACCTCGCGATCATGCGCGATGATCTGCAACTGCGGCTGCGCACCGAGAAAACTGTAACGACCTATACGATCTCCCCCGACAACCGACTCGAAAAGAAAACTGGGAGCCATCCGCTCGTCTGGCCGAACAAGCCGTCGATAGGCGATCACAGGGGTGATCTGATCACTGACCAATCGTCGGAACATGGGCACGACACGACTGCCAATGGAATGACGAGATACTCCAGTAGCACGATCCGGCACTTCGAGCGATTGTGCGAGTCGAGTAAAGGTTACGAGATCAGGCAGATAGTAAGGCATGGTGGTGTTGAAAGTTACGAGGAATAGATCAACGGATACACGTGACGCGTTTACATTGCGGTCATCGCCACATCACTTGATCTCGCCACCACCGGACGTCCATGGTTTCTCGCTTATTCGTAGAGGCTTACTCTGTCGGTCGTCGCTGCATGGTCGTTTAAGTCAACAGCCAGTGTTTACGGTTCACTCATCGAGCGGCTCGGATTCGATATTGGCCGCTTCGCCCTTGGCTTTCTTTTCGTGATACTTTTTCAGCCAGGTTTCCCAGCTTTTACCTGCTGCGGTATCACGACCGGAAAAAATCAGGCGCGTAATCTGTTGATATTTCACATGTATTCGCTCGTTACTGTCTCGAGGAATCAGCCGAACGTAAGGTTCCGGAACATCACTGCGGCGATCAAAGATGTAACCCTCAATGACCTTACCTTCGCTGGTGTGAATGGTTACGTCACCTCGGTAATCAAACGCCTGATCCATAGCTTCCCGCCGCTCGGCCTCGGTCGCCAGTGCGGGGATCGCGCCTTCATACGTAATCCGAGATGGAGCCGAGGATTCAGCCATGGAACAATATTTTACGACAAGTCAGACTTAGACGCATCTGGAACAATACTGGCAGCCGTACTTCAATTGCATCGTCGAATCGCGGATCGATGAAATCAATCCCTTTGAACGGTTCTTTCAAGTTTTCAGGTGTAGAGATCGGCAGAAGGTAGGCGGCTATGTCCATCCGAGCCACTGATTTTTCTTCTTATGGCTCCCATGACTCTTGACATCGCGGGCGATTCCATCAACACTAGCATGCGTTCACATGGAGGTGAACCCTATGAATGAATCATCTGCTGCTGTTTCTTCTTCTCCCGTCCACTTGAGCCGCGAACAAATTCTTCAGGTAACAGCGAATTGCCTGCGAGATTACGGCTACGACGCGACAACGATCCGGAAAATTGCCGGCCAACTCGGCTGTGCGGTGGGATCGATTTACCGTTACTTCACCGACAAGCGAGAGCTGTTATCAATCGTAACACAGCAGATGCTTGAGCCGGTTGCAGTAATGGCCCAACAGGGAGCGCAAATAGAACAATCGGTGCGGATGTACCATCAGGTCGCCTCGCACATGCCGGAGACCTACAGGCTGATGTTCTGGCTGGTCTGCCCGGAAATGCCCACCGCAGACACCGATGCAACTAAGCTGCCGGAGATCGTGCAACAAACTATCGATTGCTGGGCTGAAAAGATCGGGATGGCTTCCGCTCAGACCGTCTGGGCATTAGTCCATGGCTTCATCCTGATGGGACGCGATGCTGACGCAATGCTCGCGGTGGTCCAGCCAATCTGGAAGTCCGCGGAACGATCGAAAACCATTCCCGTGTCCAAAGCGAAT encodes the following:
- the trpE gene encoding anthranilate synthase component I — translated: MPYYLPDLVTFTRLAQSLEVPDRATGVSRHSIGSRVVPMFRRLVSDQITPVIAYRRLVRPDERMAPSFLFESVVGGDRIGRYSFLGAQPQLQIIAHDREVQFIDRDRPERSKQFHSDDPLAELHKLTSHDRYAALPGLPDFTGGWVGFAGYDTVRYLEGEKLASPPRDDRRLPDLHMGMYRQLVAFDHVQKTTLVITNVLVDQFDSIEAAYHHGSRELDDLVTRIETPPRLAPGTAELEVGDVDLASPPPRLPASNMGAGGYQKAVLKAKEYIAAGDIFQVVPSQRFELRTAVDPFDIYRALRIVNPSPYMFYLQIAGGMLVGSSPEILCRVHNGVVTNRPLAGTRRRGTDKTEDDSLERELLADPKERAEHIMLVDLGRNDVGRVAEPGSINLPDVMVVERYSHVMHISSTVTGKLRNGATCWDALRTALPVGTVSGAPKVRAMQIIDELEPARRGPYAGAVGYADFAGNMDMAIALRTMVIMPAAASVGHDKGKKPWIVHLQAGGGIVADSDPDAEHQETVNKAAALAKAVDLAERAFGCRYD
- a CDS encoding FliM/FliN family flagellar motor switch protein produces the protein MPTDLQTILKLTVPVIVQVGERFLPMDDVLALGPGAILELTKSAEDELELLANNKVIGRGVAVKVGENFGIRITSIGTTSERVTALGS
- a CDS encoding TetR/AcrR family transcriptional regulator, with translation MNESSAAVSSSPVHLSREQILQVTANCLRDYGYDATTIRKIAGQLGCAVGSIYRYFTDKRELLSIVTQQMLEPVAVMAQQGAQIEQSVRMYHQVASHMPETYRLMFWLVCPEMPTADTDATKLPEIVQQTIDCWAEKIGMASAQTVWALVHGFILMGRDADAMLAVVQPIWKSAERSKTIPVSKANRPTMDESSEESSVAEPSIVILAKEPMMPSSDRATAGHRPVAITSDTVPAGQADDVCLL